One region of Hymenobacter sediminicola genomic DNA includes:
- the xseB gene encoding exodeoxyribonuclease VII small subunit: METTYRDAIAELESILRALETDTVDVDELTARVQRSATLIRLCKQKLRTAEDAIDRVFENLDQEEELPEPEPEAPTPAPAARRQPRAPRETGGGLLF, from the coding sequence ATGGAAACCACTTACCGCGACGCCATAGCTGAGCTTGAATCCATTCTGCGCGCGCTCGAAACCGATACGGTGGATGTAGACGAGCTAACGGCGCGAGTGCAGCGCTCTGCTACCCTCATCCGGCTCTGCAAACAAAAGCTCCGCACAGCCGAAGATGCCATTGACCGGGTCTTTGAGAACCTAGACCAGGAAGAAGAGCTTCCTGAACCCGAGCCGGAAGCACCTACGCCGGCTCCGGCAGCCCGCCGCCAGCCCCGGGCACCCCGTGAAACCGGCGGCGGACTGCTCTTCTGA
- a CDS encoding glycosyltransferase: protein MSYPTATPYLAQQTLTVLVPVYDEEESLPQFVVEMDKFLAQTPVATTVLFVNDGSKDGSLALLRDICHQNQHYEFISLSENRGLSTAIKAGIDHCRSTLIGYIDSDIQTTPLDFLQFFEFLPEYDMVNGIRAKRQDTAVKKLSSKIANTVRRTLINDGIEDTGCPLKIIKMEYARRIPLFHGMHRFLGALVQLQGGRVKQLPVRHFPRFAGIAKYNLWNRAWKPLVDTFGFRWIRSRWKNYEIGEQHRPGAHA, encoded by the coding sequence ATGAGCTACCCAACTGCCACGCCCTATCTGGCTCAGCAAACACTCACGGTCCTTGTGCCGGTTTACGACGAAGAAGAAAGCCTGCCGCAATTTGTGGTAGAGATGGATAAGTTCTTGGCCCAGACTCCCGTTGCTACCACGGTACTGTTTGTGAATGATGGTTCCAAAGACGGGTCGCTGGCGTTGCTGCGCGACATCTGCCACCAGAACCAGCACTACGAGTTTATCAGCCTGAGCGAAAACCGAGGCCTGAGTACGGCCATCAAGGCCGGCATCGACCATTGCCGCAGCACGCTCATCGGCTACATCGATTCCGATATTCAAACCACGCCGCTGGATTTTCTGCAGTTTTTCGAGTTTCTGCCCGAGTACGATATGGTGAACGGTATCCGGGCCAAGCGGCAGGATACGGCGGTAAAAAAACTGTCGTCGAAGATTGCCAATACAGTGCGTCGCACGCTCATCAACGATGGTATTGAGGACACCGGCTGCCCCTTAAAAATCATCAAAATGGAGTATGCGCGCCGCATTCCGCTTTTCCACGGCATGCACCGCTTTCTGGGAGCATTGGTGCAGTTGCAGGGTGGCCGCGTGAAGCAGCTCCCGGTGCGGCACTTCCCCCGTTTTGCGGGCATTGCCAAGTATAACCTCTGGAACCGGGCCTGGAAGCCGCTGGTCGATACATTCGGGTTCCGCTGGATCCGGAGCCGCTGGAAAAACTACGAAATCGGTGAGCAGCACCGCCCCGGAGCCCATGCTTAG
- a CDS encoding sensor histidine kinase: MNNWLVPVLLATPVLLLLALGIVAFVLRYQRRLLRQQEQLRQVRETSQQQALEAALLAQEEERRRIAADLHDGVGTTLAIVKLHLSTLGQPGLTQEATSLLDQAITEVRRISRNLLPAALQKFGLPFALDALARTVPADGPTRLLLEQRGQPRRLEPKYELIVYRVVQELIGNGLRHAHAEVISVIVDFGTDTLSLHYTDNGVGFDPALVEAAPLPGSRTGHGLTNLRSRVAVLQGTLRYESGPGAGSQVWISFPIPYLTALQAPVLSAAL; this comes from the coding sequence ATGAATAACTGGCTGGTTCCTGTGCTGCTGGCAACGCCGGTTCTGCTGCTGCTGGCCTTGGGCATTGTGGCCTTTGTGCTACGCTATCAGCGGCGGCTACTACGCCAACAGGAGCAACTGCGCCAAGTACGCGAGACTTCTCAGCAGCAAGCACTTGAAGCTGCTCTGCTGGCTCAGGAAGAGGAACGCCGCCGTATTGCCGCAGACCTGCACGATGGTGTCGGCACCACACTGGCCATCGTGAAGCTGCACCTGAGCACGCTGGGGCAGCCTGGCCTTACGCAGGAAGCCACTTCCCTGCTCGACCAAGCCATTACGGAAGTACGCCGTATCTCGCGCAACCTGTTGCCGGCCGCGCTACAGAAGTTCGGATTGCCTTTCGCGCTTGACGCCTTGGCCCGGACGGTGCCCGCCGACGGCCCCACCCGGCTCCTACTCGAACAGCGTGGGCAACCCCGGCGCCTTGAGCCCAAGTATGAGCTTATTGTGTACCGCGTGGTGCAGGAGCTGATTGGCAACGGCCTGCGCCATGCGCACGCCGAGGTCATCAGCGTCATTGTGGACTTCGGTACCGATACGCTTTCGTTGCATTACACCGACAACGGTGTGGGCTTCGACCCTGCTTTGGTAGAAGCGGCACCCCTGCCTGGCTCCCGTACCGGCCACGGCCTTACCAACCTGCGCAGTCGCGTGGCCGTGCTCCAGGGCACGCTCCGCTATGAGTCTGGCCCAGGGGCCGGTAGCCAGGTTTGGATTTCCTTCCCTATTCCGTATCTTACTGCCCTTCAGGCACCTGTTCTCTCTGCTGCCCTATGA
- a CDS encoding response regulator: MTPSPALIRLAVTDDHILFRKGLRALISGFPGMEVLFEAGDGEELLQRLDQGTLPDVILMDLQMPNLDGLQTVRLLRAQYPRIRVIIISMHDEPELIDSLKAEGAHGYLLKNASPEEVRGAILAAHNSESQPAMASTQI, encoded by the coding sequence ATGACTCCCTCGCCTGCACTCATTCGTTTAGCTGTAACCGACGACCATATTCTCTTTCGCAAAGGTCTTCGGGCCCTTATCAGTGGCTTCCCTGGAATGGAAGTTCTATTTGAAGCGGGCGACGGGGAAGAACTGCTTCAGCGCCTCGACCAGGGCACGTTGCCGGATGTAATTCTTATGGATCTGCAGATGCCCAACCTCGACGGCTTGCAGACGGTACGGCTGTTGCGCGCGCAGTATCCCCGGATTCGGGTTATCATCATTTCCATGCACGATGAGCCGGAACTGATTGACAGCTTGAAGGCCGAAGGCGCACATGGTTACCTACTCAAAAACGCCAGCCCCGAAGAAGTACGCGGCGCCATTCTGGCCGCCCACAATAGTGAGTCGCAGCCGGCAATGGCTTCTACCCAGATTTAG
- the xseA gene encoding exodeoxyribonuclease VII large subunit: protein MPPLYNRRSEPGLPASALPPVALPLAELLLRVKQTLTERFADSYWVVAEIADLTLPRFDGSHCYLTLTDQHQTGRGAQLKAQARATIWSQRYQQVAPAFEEHTGQELRVGLKIMLRVQVKFHEQYGLSLDVLAIDPTYTVGELARQRLETLRKLQEKGLLDRQRALPLALAPQRLAIISSPTAAGFQDFVRQLEESPYAFSLALFPASMQGTEAPASIRAALDTIRPRRRYFDAVVLIRGGGSKIDLLAFDDYGLAAAIGAFPVPVLTGIGHERDEAVVDLAAHLALKTPTAVAAFLAERLARLDAVFDGYAGRIREVAQEVVQASASHFDRLGRRTHLAAQNRLQEHYTALRQRVRAAAPLARLRLRQQEQQLGQHRQALQRAAHHAAEGQHRQLRRLGHTLARRFRYLHRRRREQLLTHRFQLQLATERLLHRAEIRLLTLRMPPAAQPAAD, encoded by the coding sequence ATGCCGCCCCTCTACAATCGTCGTTCTGAACCAGGTTTGCCGGCTTCGGCGCTGCCCCCTGTGGCTCTGCCGCTGGCGGAGTTGCTGCTGCGAGTGAAGCAGACGCTCACGGAACGATTTGCCGACTCCTACTGGGTGGTGGCCGAAATTGCCGACCTCACGTTGCCGCGCTTCGACGGCTCCCACTGCTACCTCACCCTCACCGACCAGCACCAGACCGGCCGCGGCGCTCAGCTGAAGGCCCAGGCTCGCGCCACCATCTGGAGCCAGCGCTACCAGCAGGTGGCCCCGGCGTTTGAAGAGCACACGGGGCAGGAGCTTCGGGTCGGCCTGAAAATCATGCTGCGCGTGCAGGTGAAGTTTCACGAGCAGTACGGCCTGAGCCTTGATGTGCTGGCCATTGACCCGACCTACACAGTAGGCGAACTGGCCCGCCAGCGCCTCGAAACGTTGCGCAAGCTGCAGGAGAAAGGGTTACTAGACCGTCAGCGGGCACTGCCGTTGGCACTGGCACCCCAGCGGCTGGCCATCATTTCCTCGCCCACAGCCGCCGGCTTTCAGGATTTTGTGCGCCAGCTGGAAGAGTCGCCGTATGCGTTTTCTCTGGCGCTGTTTCCGGCCAGCATGCAGGGCACAGAGGCGCCGGCCAGCATCAGGGCCGCACTGGACACTATTCGGCCCCGGCGCCGGTATTTCGATGCGGTGGTCCTGATTCGGGGTGGCGGCTCCAAAATCGACCTGCTGGCCTTCGACGACTACGGCCTCGCCGCCGCCATCGGGGCCTTTCCGGTGCCGGTGCTTACAGGTATCGGGCACGAGCGGGACGAAGCCGTAGTGGACTTAGCGGCCCATCTGGCCCTGAAAACGCCGACTGCTGTTGCAGCGTTTCTGGCTGAGCGGCTGGCCCGGCTGGATGCCGTATTTGATGGCTACGCGGGCCGTATTCGGGAGGTGGCCCAGGAAGTAGTGCAAGCATCCGCAAGCCACTTCGACCGGCTGGGGCGCCGTACCCATCTGGCGGCTCAAAACCGCCTGCAGGAACATTATACTGCGCTGCGCCAACGGGTGCGGGCAGCGGCTCCGTTGGCCCGCCTTCGGTTGCGGCAGCAGGAGCAGCAGCTTGGCCAGCACCGGCAGGCACTGCAACGGGCCGCCCACCACGCTGCTGAAGGCCAGCACCGGCAGTTGCGGCGGCTGGGCCATACACTGGCCCGCCGCTTCCGCTATCTGCATAGGCGGCGGCGCGAGCAGCTGCTCACCCACCGGTTTCAGCTGCAGCTGGCTACCGAACGGTTGCTGCACCGTGCTGAAATCCGGCTGCTCACGCTGCGCATGCCGCCAGCGGCGCAACCTGCAGCCGATTGA
- a CDS encoding ArnT family glycosyltransferase, whose protein sequence is MHLGSAEVNLMESRNFVAAREMAAGGSWLIPTMNGALRLAKPPLPTWTVAAVIKLTGQPDTAALLRLPAAGMSVLLVLFFWGLARELTQALPGEEDAPGRTAWLATLVLASSLLVITVGREGHWDIFTHSFLLGALWALARGWRAATGGWRWFLLSGLLLGGSILSKGPVALYAMLLPFLLAFGMLRLYPDRGALTIARRNGLFLLVLLALLVGLAWPAYLAIQDTVAPAALAVARLEATSWVERHARPFWDYLNFPVFAGIWAPVALLALAVPYARPRAGRFVPYLAVLAWVLAAWLLLSIIPEKKERYMLPLMPPLALLVAGLLRYFETAIRQHQATRLDTLLLRIWTGLLALIFALLPVALFLVRLPGFGPGTLPFTLTALIFGALAVWMIWLLVRKPRPVMLMGISITAMSALLAVLLPVHAAWVNRKGDPDLRRAEALQHNPELAQLPWYTFEELHIKEVWRAGRATPSWPRTPDSVLVRMPGPVAVLASINVREQLPAAWREQVRLRVIDSFYIDRTREAGYWRVTVVEPLP, encoded by the coding sequence GTGCATCTGGGCTCGGCTGAAGTCAACCTGATGGAGTCGCGCAACTTTGTGGCGGCCCGCGAAATGGCAGCCGGCGGCTCCTGGCTCATTCCTACCATGAACGGGGCATTGCGGCTGGCCAAACCTCCCTTACCAACCTGGACTGTAGCGGCCGTCATTAAGCTGACAGGCCAACCCGATACTGCGGCACTGCTACGGCTGCCGGCGGCAGGTATGTCGGTGCTACTAGTGCTATTTTTTTGGGGACTGGCCCGGGAACTTACCCAGGCTCTACCGGGCGAAGAAGATGCCCCTGGCCGCACGGCTTGGCTGGCCACGCTGGTCCTGGCTAGCAGTCTGCTGGTTATTACGGTAGGTCGCGAGGGGCACTGGGATATTTTCACGCATAGCTTTCTACTGGGTGCTTTGTGGGCACTAGCGCGGGGCTGGCGGGCGGCAACTGGCGGCTGGCGCTGGTTTTTGCTCAGCGGGCTGCTGCTGGGCGGCAGTATTCTGAGCAAAGGTCCTGTCGCCTTATATGCCATGCTGCTGCCATTTTTGCTGGCTTTCGGCATGCTGCGCCTGTATCCGGACCGAGGCGCGCTTACGATAGCCCGCCGCAACGGCTTGTTTCTGCTGGTGCTGCTTGCGTTGCTGGTTGGGCTGGCCTGGCCAGCCTATCTGGCCATTCAGGACACGGTGGCGCCGGCGGCCTTAGCCGTTGCACGGCTGGAGGCTACATCCTGGGTAGAGCGCCACGCACGGCCTTTCTGGGACTACTTAAACTTCCCGGTATTTGCGGGCATCTGGGCCCCAGTAGCACTGCTGGCGCTGGCAGTGCCGTATGCCCGGCCCCGCGCCGGCCGTTTTGTACCATATCTGGCGGTGCTGGCCTGGGTACTGGCGGCGTGGCTGCTGCTGAGCATTATTCCGGAGAAGAAGGAGCGCTACATGCTGCCGCTTATGCCGCCGCTGGCGCTGTTGGTAGCCGGCCTGTTGCGCTACTTCGAAACAGCAATCCGCCAGCACCAGGCAACACGTTTAGATACTCTGCTGCTGCGCATCTGGACCGGACTACTGGCCCTTATTTTTGCGCTGCTGCCCGTAGCCCTGTTTCTTGTGCGGCTGCCCGGGTTTGGGCCCGGCACGTTGCCTTTTACTCTCACTGCATTGATTTTTGGAGCTTTAGCAGTCTGGATGATCTGGCTGCTGGTGCGAAAACCACGCCCGGTAATGCTAATGGGCATTTCCATCACGGCTATGTCGGCGCTGCTAGCAGTGTTGCTGCCGGTACACGCGGCCTGGGTAAACCGCAAAGGCGACCCTGACCTGCGCCGTGCCGAAGCATTACAGCATAATCCGGAACTCGCCCAGTTGCCCTGGTACACCTTTGAGGAACTGCATATTAAGGAAGTGTGGCGGGCTGGGCGTGCCACGCCGTCCTGGCCACGCACGCCCGACTCAGTATTGGTGCGCATGCCCGGACCAGTAGCGGTTCTGGCCAGCATCAACGTACGAGAGCAGCTACCGGCCGCATGGCGGGAACAAGTGCGCCTGCGGGTCATCGACAGCTTCTATATTGACCGCACCCGGGAGGCGGGCTACTGGCGCGTAACGGTAGTAGAGCCCCTCCCCTAG
- a CDS encoding ferritin-like domain-containing protein, translating to MSLFSKKLETLEDLFQHELKDLYSAENQLVKALPQMAAAAKDGRLRAGIEKHLKETTNQVARLEKIGKLLDIDLDGETCKAMEGLVKEGQKTLSENATDEVMDAAIIAASQRIEHYEISGYGTAAHYADRLGYAEAAQLLRQTLDEEQLTDTKLNDLAKNYINQKAMQ from the coding sequence ATGTCACTTTTCTCAAAAAAACTCGAGACTCTCGAAGACTTATTTCAGCATGAGCTCAAGGACCTCTACAGCGCCGAAAACCAGCTGGTAAAGGCGCTGCCCCAAATGGCTGCCGCGGCCAAGGATGGGCGCCTGCGGGCTGGTATTGAGAAGCACCTCAAGGAAACCACGAACCAAGTAGCTCGCCTCGAAAAGATTGGCAAGTTGCTGGATATTGACCTAGACGGCGAAACCTGTAAGGCCATGGAAGGCTTGGTGAAAGAAGGCCAGAAAACCCTGTCGGAAAATGCCACTGACGAGGTAATGGACGCTGCTATTATTGCAGCTTCGCAACGAATTGAACATTACGAAATATCAGGATATGGCACAGCGGCTCACTACGCCGACCGTCTAGGCTATGCCGAAGCGGCTCAACTGCTTCGCCAGACACTGGATGAAGAGCAGCTGACGGACACCAAGCTGAATGACCTTGCCAAAAATTATATTAACCAGAAGGCAATGCAGTAA
- a CDS encoding GDP-mannose 4,6-dehydratase, producing the protein MRTILVTGCAGFIGSHLCEYLLTDGCRVVGLDNFDPFYDRQLKEENLRPLRQHARFAFCEVDLRQGPDALTAALPALPYDAVIHLAAKAGVGPSLREPAAYLENNLLGTTHLLEWMRRHTIQTLLFASSSSVYGNTPATPFREDEPLLARCISPYAASKLAGEELTFTYHHLYQMSVLNARFFTVYGPRQRPDLAIHKFAQLLRAGQPIPVYGDGSTSRDYTFVADTVDGIVRGLNYLLHHPGTYETVNLGNSQPVALLDLVAAVGAAVGVVPQLEFLPDQPGDVDITYADNTKAKRLLGYEPRTPLAEGLRQFVAWLDEKPRNSPQAASLQEATVSE; encoded by the coding sequence ATGCGCACTATACTGGTTACTGGCTGTGCCGGCTTTATTGGCTCTCACCTTTGTGAATATCTGCTGACGGATGGCTGCCGCGTCGTGGGCCTCGACAACTTCGACCCATTTTACGACCGGCAACTGAAAGAAGAAAATCTGCGCCCCCTGCGCCAGCATGCTCGTTTCGCTTTCTGCGAAGTAGACCTGCGCCAGGGCCCTGATGCCCTGACGGCCGCCCTACCGGCGCTTCCCTATGATGCCGTGATACATCTGGCCGCGAAGGCCGGAGTCGGGCCTTCGCTGCGGGAGCCGGCGGCCTACCTGGAAAACAACCTGCTCGGCACGACGCACCTGCTGGAATGGATGCGTCGACACACCATCCAAACGCTGCTGTTCGCCTCGTCTTCTTCCGTCTATGGTAATACGCCGGCCACCCCATTTCGCGAGGATGAGCCACTGCTGGCCCGCTGTATTTCGCCCTATGCGGCCAGCAAACTAGCCGGCGAGGAACTGACCTTTACCTATCATCATCTGTATCAGATGAGCGTGCTCAATGCGCGGTTTTTCACCGTGTACGGCCCACGCCAGCGCCCCGACCTGGCGATTCATAAATTTGCCCAGTTGTTGCGGGCCGGGCAGCCTATTCCCGTGTACGGCGACGGTAGCACCTCCCGCGACTACACGTTCGTGGCCGATACGGTAGACGGCATTGTGCGGGGACTGAATTACCTGCTGCACCATCCCGGCACCTACGAAACCGTGAATCTGGGCAACAGCCAGCCAGTGGCTCTGCTGGATCTGGTAGCCGCTGTGGGCGCCGCCGTGGGGGTGGTGCCGCAGCTAGAGTTTCTGCCCGACCAGCCTGGCGACGTGGATATCACCTACGCCGACAACACCAAGGCCAAGCGCCTGCTCGGCTACGAGCCCCGCACACCATTAGCCGAGGGCCTGCGTCAGTTTGTGGCCTGGCTCGATGAAAAGCCGCGCAACTCCCCCCAGGCTGCGTCACTCCAGGAAGCCACCGTCTCTGAATAA
- a CDS encoding TonB-dependent receptor, which produces MKQPVLTSLLTCLTVMTAAAQGTYSIKGRVLDKLTGEELPGATVQVTGNGVNTGAGTEASGTYAVPNLKPGTYVVKASFIGYKPSQQTVTIGNQNSVATFRLDADNATLNEVQVVGTLGIAVERETPVAYSTVNEVKLRETLSNRDLPMILNETPGVYATQSGGGSGDSRINIRGFDQRNVAVMVNGVPVNDMENGAVYWSNWDLGDVTQSLQVQRGLSASKIAVPSVGGTINVVTKGFDSKKAVLARLETGSNNYRKASLMLSSGTVKGDWTFTAFGSRRTSDGWVDKAYDDAWTYFGNISKRIGNHRLSLTGMGSPQSHGQRTFQAQVGLYSDEKARELGARLVNNGNRGFKYNPYWGSLTRYKYDPSTDATYDTGKEETLNERSNYYHKPQINLNDYWQVNDRLFISTVLYASYGRGGGVSGLTSGNSSTIRANSATGQTDFQGIYDFNVRNYPTVGGVRNINEERQSTQFLINNVNNHRWYGFVVGGDYKLKENLTLSAGVDGRSYYGLHYREVRDLLGGDYVRPIADRNSDPNSRLRVGDKLSYNYDGKTRWIGGYSQVEYKTPVFSAVLSGTLSEIRYKRIDYFQPKVVNVNGQTYPVAFGQTQVIDGQIYTNADGSYVETDWVKFRGYSVKGGANYNLTERNNLFFNVGYNSKVPFFNFVFNTQGRQFAGVKPEGITSVELGYGITYPSLKATLNAYYTLWANKTTTSFQTLDGVPTYTNVRNVDARHMGIEMAVAQDISRRLQLNAAISLGDWRWVGKGLVNQTNEANEIIGEPDQPVYLDGVHVGDAAQNQFQLGLRYEPFTNFYIRPSFLLFSKYFADFNPDNIRNEESSTDSYRLPTSRNLDIHFGYELKPIHGARVSFRASVLNVLNEYYFTDVSNRNNSNVVDPNLIQAFFNRGRTFTVGMAVGL; this is translated from the coding sequence ATGAAACAACCAGTACTAACCTCCCTGCTGACCTGCCTGACCGTGATGACGGCAGCGGCACAGGGCACTTATTCCATCAAGGGCCGCGTGCTCGATAAGCTGACGGGCGAAGAACTGCCTGGCGCTACCGTGCAAGTCACGGGCAACGGTGTGAACACCGGCGCCGGAACCGAGGCCAGCGGCACATACGCTGTACCTAATCTGAAGCCGGGCACTTACGTAGTAAAGGCGTCTTTTATCGGCTACAAACCTAGCCAGCAGACCGTAACCATCGGCAACCAGAACTCGGTGGCCACATTCCGGCTCGATGCTGATAATGCCACCCTCAATGAGGTGCAGGTAGTAGGTACGCTGGGTATTGCCGTAGAACGTGAAACGCCGGTAGCGTATTCGACCGTGAATGAGGTGAAGCTGCGCGAAACGCTTTCCAACCGGGACCTGCCCATGATCCTGAACGAAACGCCAGGTGTGTATGCTACCCAGAGTGGCGGCGGCTCCGGCGACTCCCGCATCAATATCCGGGGATTCGACCAGCGCAACGTGGCTGTGATGGTGAACGGGGTGCCGGTGAACGATATGGAAAACGGCGCCGTGTACTGGTCTAACTGGGACCTAGGCGACGTAACGCAGAGCCTGCAGGTGCAGCGGGGCTTGTCGGCTTCCAAGATTGCCGTGCCGTCTGTGGGAGGTACCATCAATGTGGTTACCAAAGGCTTCGATAGCAAAAAAGCCGTGTTGGCACGTCTGGAAACCGGCTCCAACAACTACCGCAAAGCGTCGTTGATGCTGAGCAGTGGCACCGTGAAAGGCGACTGGACTTTTACGGCCTTCGGCTCCCGCCGCACCTCCGACGGCTGGGTAGACAAAGCGTATGACGATGCCTGGACTTACTTTGGCAACATCAGCAAGCGTATCGGCAACCACCGCCTGTCGCTGACCGGCATGGGTTCACCCCAGAGCCATGGCCAGCGCACGTTCCAGGCACAGGTGGGCCTGTACTCCGATGAAAAAGCCCGCGAACTGGGCGCCCGCCTCGTCAACAACGGCAACCGCGGCTTCAAGTACAATCCGTATTGGGGCTCTCTGACGCGCTATAAATATGACCCCAGCACCGATGCTACCTACGATACTGGGAAAGAGGAAACGCTGAATGAGCGCTCCAACTACTACCATAAACCCCAGATCAACCTCAACGACTATTGGCAGGTAAACGACCGGCTGTTCATCAGCACGGTACTGTACGCTTCCTACGGCCGGGGTGGCGGGGTGAGCGGCCTGACCAGCGGCAACTCCAGCACTATCAGAGCCAACTCGGCTACGGGCCAGACGGATTTCCAGGGCATCTACGATTTCAACGTCCGCAATTACCCCACAGTCGGGGGCGTGCGGAACATCAACGAAGAGCGCCAGTCGACGCAGTTTCTCATCAACAACGTCAATAACCACCGCTGGTATGGCTTCGTGGTGGGCGGCGACTATAAGCTGAAGGAAAACCTCACGCTTTCTGCTGGCGTGGATGGCCGCAGCTACTATGGCCTCCACTACCGTGAGGTGCGCGACCTGCTGGGCGGTGACTACGTCCGGCCAATTGCGGACCGGAATTCTGACCCCAACAGCCGCCTGCGAGTGGGCGACAAGCTCAGCTACAACTACGACGGCAAAACGCGCTGGATCGGGGGCTATAGCCAGGTAGAATACAAAACGCCGGTATTCTCGGCGGTGCTTAGTGGCACCCTCTCCGAAATCCGTTACAAGCGTATCGACTACTTCCAGCCTAAAGTGGTGAATGTGAATGGCCAGACGTACCCTGTTGCTTTCGGGCAGACGCAGGTGATTGACGGGCAGATCTATACCAACGCCGATGGCAGCTACGTGGAGACGGACTGGGTGAAGTTTCGGGGTTATAGTGTAAAGGGCGGTGCCAACTACAACCTCACGGAGCGCAACAACCTGTTCTTCAATGTGGGCTACAACAGCAAAGTGCCGTTCTTCAACTTTGTGTTCAACACCCAGGGCCGCCAATTCGCGGGAGTGAAGCCCGAAGGCATTACCAGCGTTGAGTTGGGGTACGGTATCACGTACCCCAGCCTGAAAGCTACTCTGAACGCCTACTACACACTGTGGGCTAACAAAACGACTACTTCCTTCCAGACGCTGGACGGCGTGCCTACCTACACCAACGTCCGCAACGTAGATGCTCGCCATATGGGCATCGAAATGGCCGTTGCGCAGGATATTAGCCGCCGCCTGCAGCTGAATGCTGCTATTTCTCTCGGCGACTGGCGCTGGGTTGGCAAAGGACTGGTGAACCAGACCAATGAAGCCAATGAAATTATCGGCGAGCCAGATCAGCCAGTTTATCTGGACGGGGTGCACGTCGGCGACGCCGCCCAGAACCAGTTCCAGCTGGGCTTGCGCTACGAGCCGTTCACCAACTTCTACATTCGGCCGTCGTTCCTGCTGTTTTCGAAGTACTTCGCCGACTTCAACCCGGACAACATCCGGAACGAAGAGAGCAGCACCGACTCGTATCGTCTGCCCACCAGCCGCAACCTCGATATCCATTTTGGGTATGAGCTGAAGCCGATTCATGGAGCCCGTGTGAGCTTCCGCGCCTCGGTACTGAATGTGCTGAACGAGTACTATTTCACGGACGTCTCGAATCGCAACAACTCAAACGTGGTAGACCCTAACCTGATCCAAGCCTTCTTCAACCGTGGCCGTACCTTCACGGTGGGCATGGCAGTAGGCCTGTAA
- a CDS encoding MGMT family protein, with protein MDSPKNQSDTSRNFFQDVEEVVRLIPPGRVTTYGAIAHYLGARHGARMVGYALIAAAPALGLEKVPAQRVVNRNGLLTGRHHFATPTAMQEALEAEGVRVQDDQVVDFKKLFWDPGVELE; from the coding sequence ATGGACTCCCCTAAAAATCAGTCGGACACTAGTCGTAATTTTTTTCAGGATGTAGAGGAAGTCGTACGCCTGATACCACCGGGCCGCGTAACTACCTATGGAGCAATTGCGCACTACCTGGGAGCTCGGCATGGCGCCCGTATGGTGGGCTATGCTCTCATTGCGGCGGCTCCGGCGTTGGGCCTCGAAAAAGTGCCCGCTCAGCGCGTCGTCAACCGCAACGGGCTGCTCACGGGCCGCCACCATTTTGCCACGCCCACCGCCATGCAGGAAGCGTTGGAAGCGGAAGGGGTACGCGTACAGGACGACCAGGTGGTGGACTTCAAAAAGCTGTTCTGGGACCCAGGCGTGGAACTGGAATAA
- a CDS encoding lipid-A-disaccharide synthase N-terminal domain-containing protein: MSSTAPEPMLSTEQIALGIGLTSQLLFSSRIVLQWVQSERAKRVLVPTLFWQISLVSSFLMILYGMLRHDPVILAAQLISYGIYIRNLQLLGEWRKLSGIFRASAYVFPLAMLAWFVVGNQHFSLRGMLSHGIPAGVLALGTIGQTIFLLRFVYQWLYSERKGESVLPLGFWVVSFVGSVLILTYAVLRRPVDVVLIVGNVFGTVVYARNIVLLRRELRAKPSSAMPIAEPAAAD; this comes from the coding sequence GTGAGCAGCACCGCCCCGGAGCCCATGCTTAGCACCGAGCAGATAGCCTTAGGTATTGGCCTGACGTCGCAGCTGCTGTTCAGTAGTCGGATTGTGCTTCAGTGGGTGCAGAGCGAGCGGGCTAAGCGCGTGCTGGTGCCCACGCTGTTCTGGCAAATCAGCCTGGTTTCGTCGTTTCTGATGATACTCTACGGCATGCTGCGCCACGACCCGGTGATTCTGGCGGCCCAGCTCATCAGCTACGGCATCTATATCCGTAACCTGCAGCTGCTGGGCGAGTGGCGCAAGCTGAGCGGCATTTTCCGGGCCAGCGCCTACGTGTTTCCATTGGCCATGCTAGCTTGGTTCGTGGTCGGCAACCAGCATTTCAGCCTGAGAGGGATGCTGAGCCACGGTATTCCGGCCGGCGTGCTGGCATTGGGCACCATTGGGCAGACCATTTTTCTGCTGCGTTTCGTGTATCAGTGGCTGTATTCTGAGCGCAAAGGCGAGTCAGTGCTGCCGCTGGGGTTTTGGGTGGTGAGCTTTGTGGGTTCGGTGCTCATCCTGACTTATGCTGTGCTGCGCCGCCCGGTAGATGTGGTGCTGATTGTGGGGAATGTTTTCGGAACGGTCGTATATGCGCGCAACATCGTGCTGCTACGCCGGGAACTGCGCGCAAAGCCCAGTTCCGCCATGCCAATAGCAGAGCCGGCCGCGGCCGACTAG